One stretch of Tissierellales bacterium DNA includes these proteins:
- the rpmB gene encoding 50S ribosomal protein L28, with protein sequence MSKVCEVCGKGKMSGNIVTFSKRHIRRTWTPNIQKVRVVVDGTPRRMNVCTRCLRSGKVARA encoded by the coding sequence ATGTCTAAAGTTTGTGAAGTATGCGGTAAAGGTAAAATGTCTGGAAATATCGTAACTTTCTCTAAGCGTCATATTAGAAGAACTTGGACTCCAAACATACAGAAGGTTAGAGTTGTTGTGGATGGTACGCCAAGAAGAATGAATGTTTGCACTAGATGCTTACGTTCTGGCAAAGTAGCGAGAGCTTAG
- a CDS encoding Asp23/Gls24 family envelope stress response protein, whose amino-acid sequence MNTTLTNEYGNIVIEENAISFIAANAAMTCYGLVGMSSKSATDGFFELLKLENQTKGVKVKIEEDKLFIDLYVVIQFGTKISVVANNIIDTVKYNVENFTGIEVEKVAVHVQDVRVQKDA is encoded by the coding sequence ATGAATACGACGTTGACAAATGAGTATGGGAATATAGTAATAGAAGAAAATGCTATTTCTTTTATAGCTGCAAATGCAGCAATGACTTGCTACGGATTGGTAGGAATGTCATCTAAAAGTGCAACAGATGGTTTTTTTGAATTATTAAAATTAGAAAATCAAACTAAAGGTGTTAAAGTGAAAATCGAAGAGGATAAATTATTTATTGATCTTTATGTGGTTATTCAATTTGGTACTAAAATTTCTGTTGTAGCTAACAATATAATTGATACAGTTAAATATAATGTAGAGAACTTCACTGGAATAGAAGTGGAAAAAGTAGCCGTACACGTACAGGATGTTCGCGTACAGAAGGATGCTTAG
- a CDS encoding DAK2 domain-containing protein, translated as MINYIDGDLLKRALVVAAKTLEENKEVVNALNVFPVPDGDTGTNMARTFNAAVDSVISEQSNEVGIIAASLANGALMGARGNSGVILSQIFRGFAKGLKDCETMGVKEVAIACDMARETSYKAVMKPVEGTVLTVTRMIAEKAMRLKDEDIELVDFLRALLEAGEDSLIKTTDMLEQLRTANVVDAGGKGLMLILKGAFNTIIGKETVELEEIKPAGSVTLNKESANGDLKYRYCTGFMIKNKKDNADVFRRLIESFGDSIVVAETDDVIKVHIHSNHPGEILEKALKFGEELIDINIDNMRYQHETNHSDGERDQDEVVVDKKYSIIAVSSGEGISKVFKDMGAEAIISGGQTMNPSTEDIVKAIESVRGENVIILPNNKNIIMSAEQSKELTERNVYVVPSKTIPQGVASMVAFQEDLEAQENVDSMIEVLSEVKTGQLTYAVRETEINDLSIKENDIMGISDGEIVRVGEDLRETTLELIDYMADDFTDIITVFYGEDVERESAEELIEEIEKRYEDIDIELIEGGQSVYYYLISVE; from the coding sequence ATGATAAATTATATAGACGGTGACTTATTAAAAAGAGCGTTGGTAGTCGCTGCAAAAACATTAGAAGAAAACAAAGAGGTTGTCAATGCTTTGAACGTCTTCCCGGTACCTGATGGAGACACAGGAACTAATATGGCTAGAACATTCAATGCGGCTGTAGATTCAGTTATCAGTGAGCAATCAAATGAGGTTGGAATTATAGCAGCTTCTCTTGCAAATGGAGCTTTAATGGGAGCGAGAGGTAATTCAGGCGTAATATTATCTCAGATATTTAGAGGTTTTGCAAAGGGATTGAAAGATTGTGAAACTATGGGTGTAAAAGAAGTGGCGATAGCTTGTGATATGGCAAGAGAAACTTCTTATAAAGCAGTTATGAAGCCTGTAGAGGGAACAGTATTGACAGTAACTCGAATGATAGCAGAAAAAGCGATGCGTTTAAAGGATGAAGACATTGAATTGGTTGATTTTTTAAGAGCTTTGCTTGAAGCTGGCGAAGATTCACTTATAAAAACTACAGATATGCTAGAACAATTGAGAACAGCTAATGTAGTGGATGCTGGTGGTAAAGGCTTGATGCTAATCTTAAAAGGTGCTTTTAACACGATTATTGGAAAAGAAACTGTTGAACTTGAGGAGATTAAGCCTGCTGGTTCAGTAACTTTAAACAAAGAATCTGCAAATGGTGATTTGAAATATAGATATTGTACAGGTTTTATGATTAAAAACAAAAAAGACAATGCTGATGTATTTAGAAGACTTATAGAGTCATTTGGAGATTCTATAGTTGTTGCTGAAACTGATGATGTGATTAAAGTTCATATACATTCTAATCATCCAGGCGAAATTCTGGAAAAAGCACTTAAATTTGGAGAAGAATTAATAGACATAAATATTGATAATATGCGATATCAACATGAAACTAATCATTCAGATGGAGAGAGAGATCAAGATGAAGTTGTTGTTGATAAGAAGTATAGCATAATTGCTGTCAGCTCTGGAGAAGGTATTTCAAAAGTATTTAAGGATATGGGGGCCGAAGCTATCATATCCGGAGGACAAACTATGAATCCTAGTACTGAAGATATAGTTAAAGCTATAGAGTCAGTTAGAGGTGAAAATGTTATAATACTTCCGAATAATAAAAATATCATAATGTCAGCAGAACAGTCGAAGGAATTGACTGAGAGAAATGTTTATGTAGTACCAAGTAAAACAATACCGCAAGGTGTTGCGTCTATGGTTGCATTTCAAGAGGACTTAGAGGCACAAGAAAATGTAGATTCTATGATTGAAGTGCTTAGTGAAGTGAAAACAGGACAGTTGACTTATGCGGTTCGAGAAACTGAAATAAATGATTTGTCAATCAAGGAAAATGATATAATGGGAATCAGCGATGGTGAAATCGTTAGAGTTGGTGAAGACTTGAGAGAGACAACACTAGAGTTAATTGATTACATGGCGGATGATTTCACTGATATCATAACTGTTTTTTATGGTGAAGATGTTGAAAGAGAATCGGCGGAAGAGTTGATAGAAGAAATTGAGAAACGCTATGAGGATATCGATATTGAATTAATCGAAGGCGGTCAATCTGTCTACTATTATTTGATTTCTGTAGAGTAG
- the recG gene encoding ATP-dependent DNA helicase RecG: MSLLYSSVDQLKGIGDKKKKLLKKINIETLEDMATYLPREYIDRRKKNKIIEVIDGQNANFEVEVIRLPEIRRPRRKMSIMKLAVKDDSGVMFLTWFNQDYLKSKFEIGDKLRVSGKVKRAYGRVELQQVVFEHCDEEERNTGKIVPRYRLTKGIKNTDMINWNQTIFERYSLEFQSIIPKNIRDKYKLTSYPNALKELHFPRGRDEYKLARKTLIFEELFGIEMGLKIIKNQNRKLGIRFKDSVDMDVYKKALGFELTDAQNRVWDEIKTDMESSYTMNRLVQGDVGSGKTAIAFLAIVKAILNGYQVAMMAPTEILARQHYEKMQKYLEDSYQVGLLVGSMTSKEKRNLNEKLLDGDIKIVIGTHALLEDYVKFSNLGLVITDEQHRFGVRQRAMLSSKAGDIDVLVMTATPIPRTLTLVLYGDLELSVIDELPPGRQKIKTYTINSKKRKDAYGFIEKEIELGRQAYIVCPLVEESEVIEAQSASEIYNDVKRYFIGRNIGLLHGKMKKDEKNHIMSEFSNGNIDIIVSTTVIEVGVDVPNATIMMIENAERFGLAQLHQLRGRIGRGKHKSYCILVNGSESEESAKRMQIMVDSSNGFEIAEKDLEIRGPGQIIGTRQHGLPEFKIANLCRDQKIMKCVKDEVENLLDGKVELNKDEESIILKKVKHMFGENCSKIILN; encoded by the coding sequence ATGAGTTTGCTATATAGTTCAGTAGATCAATTAAAGGGAATAGGCGATAAAAAAAAGAAACTTTTAAAAAAGATTAACATAGAAACATTAGAAGACATGGCTACATATCTGCCTAGAGAGTATATTGATCGCAGGAAAAAAAATAAAATAATAGAAGTAATTGATGGTCAAAATGCAAATTTTGAAGTGGAAGTTATCAGATTGCCAGAAATACGACGTCCTAGGCGAAAGATGAGCATAATGAAGTTAGCAGTTAAGGACGATAGCGGAGTTATGTTTTTGACTTGGTTTAATCAAGATTATTTGAAGTCGAAATTCGAAATTGGTGATAAATTACGTGTATCTGGAAAAGTTAAGAGAGCATATGGAAGAGTTGAATTGCAGCAAGTAGTATTCGAACATTGCGATGAGGAAGAGCGAAATACAGGAAAAATAGTTCCGAGATATAGATTGACTAAAGGAATAAAGAACACAGATATGATTAATTGGAATCAAACGATATTTGAAAGATATTCGTTGGAATTTCAGTCGATTATACCTAAAAATATAAGAGATAAGTATAAATTAACTTCTTATCCTAATGCGCTTAAAGAACTTCATTTCCCAAGAGGAAGAGACGAGTATAAATTGGCAAGGAAGACATTGATATTTGAAGAACTTTTTGGAATAGAAATGGGACTTAAAATTATAAAAAATCAAAACAGAAAATTGGGAATACGATTTAAAGATAGTGTTGATATGGATGTTTATAAAAAAGCGTTGGGTTTTGAGCTTACTGATGCACAAAATCGGGTATGGGATGAAATAAAAACTGATATGGAATCTTCGTATACCATGAATCGATTGGTTCAAGGAGATGTAGGTTCTGGAAAAACGGCTATAGCTTTTTTAGCAATAGTAAAAGCTATATTAAATGGTTATCAAGTGGCTATGATGGCACCAACTGAAATTTTAGCGCGTCAACATTATGAGAAAATGCAAAAGTATTTGGAAGATTCATATCAAGTAGGTTTATTAGTTGGGTCAATGACAAGTAAAGAAAAAAGAAATTTAAATGAGAAACTTTTAGATGGCGATATAAAGATAGTGATAGGAACACATGCGTTACTTGAAGATTATGTGAAGTTTAGTAATCTAGGATTGGTTATTACTGATGAACAGCATCGTTTTGGTGTTAGACAGAGAGCTATGTTATCATCAAAAGCAGGGGATATTGATGTTCTTGTTATGACTGCAACACCTATACCTAGAACTCTTACACTAGTGCTGTATGGTGATTTGGAACTATCTGTAATTGATGAGCTTCCTCCAGGAAGACAAAAAATCAAAACATATACTATAAATTCTAAAAAAAGAAAAGATGCATATGGCTTTATTGAGAAAGAAATAGAACTTGGTAGACAAGCATACATAGTATGCCCTTTAGTTGAGGAATCAGAAGTTATAGAGGCACAATCTGCATCAGAGATATACAATGATGTAAAAAGGTATTTTATTGGAAGAAATATTGGATTGCTTCACGGGAAAATGAAGAAGGATGAGAAAAATCATATTATGAGTGAATTTTCTAATGGGAATATAGATATTATAGTATCGACTACTGTTATTGAAGTTGGGGTCGATGTGCCAAATGCGACTATAATGATGATTGAAAATGCAGAAAGATTTGGCTTAGCTCAGTTGCATCAATTGAGAGGTCGAATAGGTAGGGGTAAACATAAATCATATTGTATTCTTGTAAATGGGTCAGAGTCAGAAGAATCTGCTAAGCGTATGCAAATTATGGTTGATTCATCAAATGGATTTGAAATAGCAGAAAAAGATTTGGAAATTCGTGGTCCTGGACAGATAATAGGTACTAGGCAACATGGTTTGCCTGAATTTAAGATTGCAAATCTATGTAGGGACCAAAAAATAATGAAATGTGTTAAAGATGAAGTAGAAAATCTTTTAGATGGAAAAGTTGAGTTAAATAAAGACGAGGAAAGTATTATTTTGAAAAAAGTGAAGCATATGTTTGGCGAAAATTGTAGCAAAATAATACTTAATTGA
- the rsmD gene encoding 16S rRNA (guanine(966)-N(2))-methyltransferase RsmD, whose translation MRVISGICGGRKLKAPKGLKTRPTTDKIKQAIFNKLQLDEIGEVLDLFAGSGGMGIEFLSRGAEKVVFVDGDFNSIKIIKENLSDIGLEENAEVYKNDVFRAISILGQKRRKFDYIFLDPPYENGFVPKALEMIYEKNLLKDSGMIIAEHEKFLDLTEMELSFEIETVKKYGDTIITFLKNKED comes from the coding sequence ATGAGAGTCATATCAGGAATATGTGGTGGGAGAAAATTAAAAGCTCCAAAGGGGTTAAAGACCAGACCAACAACAGATAAAATAAAGCAGGCTATTTTCAACAAGTTACAACTTGATGAAATTGGTGAGGTTTTAGATTTGTTTGCAGGAAGTGGCGGAATGGGAATTGAATTTTTGAGCCGTGGAGCGGAAAAAGTTGTTTTTGTAGATGGAGATTTCAATAGTATAAAAATCATTAAAGAAAATTTAAGTGATATCGGTTTGGAAGAAAATGCAGAGGTTTATAAAAATGATGTATTTAGAGCTATATCTATTTTGGGTCAAAAAAGAAGAAAATTTGATTATATATTTTTAGATCCTCCATATGAAAATGGATTTGTGCCAAAAGCACTTGAAATGATTTATGAAAAAAACTTATTAAAGGATAGTGGGATGATTATTGCTGAACACGAGAAGTTTTTGGACCTAACTGAAATGGAATTGTCATTTGAAATAGAGACGGTAAAGAAATACGGTGATACAATTATAACATTTTTGAAAAATAAGGAGGATTAG
- the coaD gene encoding pantetheine-phosphate adenylyltransferase, giving the protein MVVVYPGSFDPVTYGHLDIIKRCSRKFEKVIVVVMNNSSKKYLFSLEERQNMIRECLKDYDNIEVDHSSGLLVDYLHDRNVNVLVKGLRALSDFEFEFQMALMNNCLDSDIETFFLMTSNRYSFVSSSMVKEIAKYEGDISNLVPDNIRDYVMNRIEKV; this is encoded by the coding sequence ATGGTAGTAGTATACCCAGGAAGTTTTGATCCAGTTACATATGGACACTTGGATATTATAAAAAGATGTAGCAGAAAGTTTGAAAAGGTAATAGTAGTTGTAATGAACAACTCATCTAAGAAATATCTATTTAGTTTAGAGGAAAGGCAAAATATGATTAGAGAATGTTTGAAGGACTATGATAACATAGAGGTAGATCATTCTTCGGGATTGCTAGTGGACTATTTGCATGATAGAAATGTTAACGTGTTAGTAAAAGGTCTCAGAGCTTTATCGGATTTTGAATTTGAATTTCAGATGGCACTTATGAATAATTGCTTAGATTCTGATATTGAGACGTTTTTTCTGATGACGAGTAATAGATATTCTTTTGTAAGCTCTAGTATGGTTAAGGAAATTGCTAAATATGAAGGTGATATTTCAAATTTGGTACCTGACAATATACGAGATTATGTAATGAACAGAATAGAAAAAGTTTAA
- a CDS encoding nucleotidyltransferase, which translates to MIVTGLITEYNPFHFGHKLHLQKSKEIGNATHTIAVMSGQFVQRGEPALVDKWHRAEMAVEQGVDLVLELPTIFACQSAEYFASGAVRLLDSLNIVDNFCFGSELGSLDDLQQIAELLVYPSNDFSNQLKYYLKQGLSFPVARSKALLDISNSTQWADILNSSNNILGIEYLKGILKYNLNIKPLTLERKGADYNDTSTEHSIVSATAIRNTIKNNGLESSLSLIPSTSYEIIKQFYKKFGKFNDLNNYSQIVLYNILLNHDFFKNLPNFEIGLDKRLYKFAQNLTSTSALVENVKTKRYTYTRIQRFLLHSLLHLSKEKHDSIFDFGPSYIRPLATNSKGLELLSYMKQKSKLPIISKFASSITHTEAPYHESLSLDKIASDLYYLGLSNSENSNTSIEFTQSFIIKK; encoded by the coding sequence ATGATTGTTACAGGATTAATAACAGAATACAACCCGTTTCATTTTGGGCATAAATTACACTTGCAAAAAAGTAAAGAAATTGGAAATGCTACACATACTATAGCGGTAATGAGCGGTCAATTTGTACAGCGCGGAGAACCAGCATTAGTCGATAAATGGCATAGAGCAGAAATGGCAGTAGAACAAGGTGTTGATTTAGTTTTAGAACTTCCCACAATATTTGCTTGTCAAAGTGCCGAATATTTTGCTTCTGGAGCTGTTCGGTTGTTAGATTCTCTGAATATAGTTGATAATTTTTGTTTTGGAAGTGAACTAGGTTCATTAGATGACTTGCAGCAAATAGCTGAACTGCTAGTATATCCATCAAATGACTTTTCTAATCAATTGAAATATTATCTTAAACAAGGCTTGTCTTTTCCTGTTGCTAGAAGCAAAGCGCTATTAGATATAAGCAACTCTACTCAATGGGCCGATATTTTAAATAGCTCAAATAATATACTCGGTATAGAATATTTAAAAGGTATACTCAAATACAACTTAAATATCAAGCCTCTTACACTAGAACGAAAAGGTGCTGATTATAATGACACATCCACTGAACATTCTATAGTAAGCGCTACAGCTATAAGAAACACCATAAAAAATAATGGACTCGAATCTTCACTAAGTCTTATTCCAAGTACTTCTTATGAAATTATTAAGCAATTTTATAAAAAATTTGGTAAGTTTAATGATTTAAATAACTATAGCCAGATAGTTTTGTACAACATTTTGCTTAATCATGATTTTTTTAAAAATTTACCAAATTTCGAAATAGGCTTGGATAAAAGATTGTATAAATTTGCTCAAAACTTAACTAGTACATCCGCTCTTGTAGAAAATGTAAAGACAAAAAGATATACATATACTCGTATACAACGTTTTTTACTGCATTCTCTTTTGCATTTGTCAAAAGAAAAACACGATAGCATATTTGACTTTGGTCCAAGCTATATAAGACCATTAGCAACAAATTCCAAAGGTTTAGAACTTTTATCCTACATGAAACAAAAATCAAAACTTCCTATAATATCTAAATTTGCATCATCAATCACTCATACCGAAGCTCCATATCATGAGTCTTTGTCTTTAGATAAAATTGCAAGTGATTTATATTATCTCGGACTATCTAATTCTGAAAACTCAAATACCTCTATAGAATTTACACAATCATTTATCATAAAAAAATAA
- a CDS encoding acetate kinase — protein sequence MKVFVINCGSSSLKYQLIDMSNEEVLAKGLAERIGIEGARVTHTTTGKEKVVVEKPMEDHKAAIEVVLSCMLDAENGAIKSMDEINAVGHRVVHGGEKFADSVLINDEVMAAIEDCVDLAPLHNPANIIGIKACQELMPSTPMSAVFDTAFHQTMPQSAYMYALPYEYYEKYGVRRYGMHGTSHRYVSAKAAEMLGKDLKDIKLITCHLGNGASLSAVDHGKSVDTSMGFTPLEGLIMGTRCGDVDPAVITYVMDKEGLDIAGINNVMNKKSGVLGLSGISSDFRDIEEAAEKGNDRAALALDAFYYRVKKYIGAYAAAMGGVDAILFTAGLGENSISAREEICKGLEFLGAELDAEANNVRGKDTVISKSDSKVKLLVVPTNEELMIAKDTLALL from the coding sequence ATGAAAGTATTCGTAATTAACTGTGGTAGTTCTTCATTAAAGTATCAATTAATTGACATGTCAAATGAAGAGGTACTAGCAAAGGGCTTAGCAGAGAGAATTGGTATTGAGGGAGCAAGAGTAACTCATACTACAACAGGAAAAGAAAAAGTAGTTGTTGAAAAACCAATGGAAGATCACAAAGCAGCTATTGAAGTTGTTTTATCATGCATGTTAGATGCAGAAAATGGTGCAATTAAATCAATGGATGAGATAAATGCAGTTGGACACCGTGTAGTTCATGGTGGAGAAAAATTTGCTGATTCAGTATTGATTAACGACGAAGTTATGGCAGCTATTGAAGATTGTGTTGATTTAGCTCCATTACACAATCCAGCTAATATAATTGGTATCAAAGCTTGTCAAGAATTAATGCCATCAACACCAATGAGCGCAGTATTTGACACAGCATTCCATCAAACAATGCCACAAAGTGCATATATGTATGCATTACCATATGAGTATTACGAAAAGTATGGTGTTAGACGTTACGGAATGCACGGAACTTCTCATAGGTATGTTTCAGCAAAAGCGGCAGAAATGTTAGGTAAAGACTTAAAAGATATCAAACTTATAACTTGTCACTTAGGAAATGGTGCATCATTATCAGCAGTAGATCATGGTAAATCGGTAGATACTTCTATGGGATTCACTCCATTAGAGGGATTAATCATGGGAACTCGTTGTGGAGATGTTGACCCTGCAGTAATTACTTATGTAATGGATAAAGAGGGATTGGATATCGCTGGAATCAACAACGTGATGAATAAAAAATCTGGTGTTTTAGGATTATCAGGAATTAGTAGTGACTTCAGAGATATTGAAGAAGCTGCAGAAAAAGGAAATGACAGAGCTGCACTTGCGCTAGATGCATTCTACTATAGAGTTAAAAAATATATTGGAGCATATGCAGCTGCAATGGGCGGAGTTGATGCTATATTATTTACAGCAGGACTTGGCGAAAACTCTATTAGTGCTAGAGAAGAAATCTGTAAAGGTTTAGAGTTCTTAGGTGCAGAATTAGATGCAGAAGCAAATAACGTAAGAGGAAAAGATACTGTAATTAGTAAATCAGATTCAAAAGTTAAACTTTTAGTAGTTCCAACTAACGAAGAACTTATGATTGCTAAAGACACACTTGCTTTACTGTAA
- a CDS encoding DUF177 domain-containing protein, with protein sequence MTIDIKDFLEAQELARPISELVEINELKIGGKMLKIDPIEVSGELYLVDEEVYLNLDFEYTYTDVCDRCLGEFEQKNHAKWSTRVLTEESEETGDELEQFILLADDFLLDLETQVEEAIVFSMPMKAICKSSCKGICPTCGKNLNEGPCSCDKEQVDERFAKLKELFE encoded by the coding sequence ATGACAATTGATATCAAGGACTTTTTGGAGGCGCAGGAATTAGCGCGACCAATATCTGAATTAGTAGAAATAAATGAGTTGAAGATAGGTGGAAAGATGCTGAAAATTGACCCAATTGAAGTATCAGGAGAACTTTATTTAGTAGATGAAGAGGTCTATTTGAACTTGGATTTTGAGTATACTTATACAGATGTATGTGATCGTTGCTTAGGAGAATTTGAGCAAAAAAATCATGCAAAGTGGTCTACTAGAGTACTGACCGAAGAATCGGAAGAGACAGGTGATGAGCTAGAGCAATTCATACTGCTTGCGGATGATTTTTTACTTGATTTGGAAACACAAGTCGAAGAAGCGATCGTTTTTTCCATGCCAATGAAGGCGATTTGTAAGTCGTCTTGTAAGGGGATTTGTCCGACTTGTGGTAAAAATCTAAATGAAGGACCTTGCTCTTGTGATAAAGAACAAGTGGATGAAAGATTTGCAAAATTGAAGGAACTATTTGAATAA
- the rpmF gene encoding 50S ribosomal protein L32, with protein MAVPKRKTSKARRDKRRSANSKLSMPNVVECPQCHEMKLAHRVCGECGYYGEKEVVKVD; from the coding sequence ATGGCAGTACCAAAGCGTAAAACTTCTAAAGCTAGAAGAGATAAGAGAAGATCAGCTAACTCTAAATTGAGCATGCCTAACGTAGTAGAGTGCCCACAATGTCATGAAATGAAATTGGCGCACAGAGTATGCGGAGAATGTGGTTACTACGGCGAAAAAGAAGTTGTAAAAGTTGACTAG
- the plsX gene encoding phosphate acyltransferase PlsX translates to MKIAVDVMGGDHGVSINVKACVDAIKEYNVTLVLVGREEEIREELKNYTYEEKYIEIVHAPDVISNDEKAGMSIRKKKDSSMVKALYLVKNGEADAVISSGSTGALLSGATIIVGRIKGIKRPALAPVIPTQKKGAVLIDAGANVDSKPIYLQQFAIMGSIYADKVLNYSNPKVGIANIGEEPGKGNALVKEAYGLVENAPVNFSGNLEMRDVFDGDVDVIVCDGFVGNTILKVGEGLAKTIFKILKHEIYSSSKAKLGALLLKSNLKNMKAQLDYTEYGGAPFLGVNGCVIKAHGSSDSNAIKNAIRQAKQYLDNNVTEAISNQIKAMEQKEEV, encoded by the coding sequence ATGAAAATAGCGGTTGATGTTATGGGTGGAGATCACGGGGTCTCAATAAACGTGAAGGCATGTGTAGATGCTATAAAGGAATACAATGTTACATTAGTATTAGTTGGAAGAGAAGAAGAAATTCGTGAGGAATTGAAAAATTATACTTATGAAGAAAAATATATAGAGATTGTTCATGCGCCAGATGTTATTTCAAATGATGAAAAGGCAGGAATGTCTATAAGAAAAAAGAAAGATTCTTCGATGGTTAAAGCTCTTTATCTTGTTAAGAATGGAGAAGCAGATGCTGTAATTTCTTCTGGAAGTACAGGAGCATTACTAAGTGGAGCAACTATAATTGTAGGAAGAATAAAAGGTATAAAGAGGCCGGCTTTAGCTCCAGTTATACCAACTCAAAAAAAAGGAGCTGTACTAATAGATGCTGGAGCAAATGTAGATTCTAAACCAATATATTTGCAGCAATTTGCAATTATGGGTTCTATTTATGCTGATAAGGTTCTAAACTATTCAAATCCAAAAGTTGGAATTGCAAATATAGGAGAAGAGCCTGGAAAAGGAAATGCTTTAGTTAAAGAAGCATACGGATTAGTAGAGAATGCACCAGTTAATTTTAGTGGTAATTTGGAGATGAGAGATGTATTTGATGGGGACGTTGATGTAATAGTTTGCGATGGCTTTGTTGGAAATACTATTTTAAAGGTTGGAGAAGGTTTAGCGAAAACAATCTTTAAAATATTGAAACATGAAATATATTCTTCAAGCAAGGCAAAATTAGGTGCGCTTCTTTTAAAAAGCAATTTGAAAAATATGAAAGCTCAATTGGATTACACAGAGTATGGTGGAGCACCATTTTTGGGAGTTAATGGATGTGTTATAAAGGCACACGGGAGTTCAGATTCTAATGCAATAAAAAACGCTATTAGACAGGCTAAACAATATTTAGATAATAATGTGACAGAAGCAATTAGTAATCAAATAAAAGCTATGGAGCAAAAGGAGGAAGTTTAG
- a CDS encoding acyl carrier protein, with product MEQKIIEIVADQFDKEFEELSLTTDFRKDLDADSLDVVQIIMEIETEFEVEVEETQVEKLTDIKSVVEYIKTLK from the coding sequence ATGGAACAAAAAATTATAGAAATAGTTGCGGATCAATTTGATAAAGAGTTTGAAGAATTAAGTCTAACAACTGATTTTAGAAAAGATTTGGATGCGGATTCTTTAGATGTAGTTCAAATCATAATGGAGATTGAAACAGAATTTGAAGTAGAAGTTGAGGAAACTCAAGTAGAGAAATTGACGGATATAAAGAGTGTAGTAGAATATATTAAAACATTGAAATAA